In Triticum aestivum cultivar Chinese Spring chromosome 5B, IWGSC CS RefSeq v2.1, whole genome shotgun sequence, the following proteins share a genomic window:
- the LOC123116230 gene encoding histone-lysine N-methyltransferase SETD1A-like, which produces MLTVKGFNTTMCRMCYQDDNDASNGSSSSDSGYSKSSSNSGYSKSSSEDEEERSGEEEEQSRDEEVQPILSDDDHMMVVPDNDLAIVVPEDGLAMVVVPNDDLAMVVAPVIPQLGNRTM; this is translated from the exons atgctcaccgtgaaggggttcaacacgactatgtgtcgcatgtgcTACCAGGACGACAATGATGCCA gcaatgggagcagcagtagcgactctggctacagcaaaagcagcagcaactcTGGCTATAGCAAAAGTAGCAGCGAGGATGAGGAGGAACGGAGTggagaagaagaggagcagagcagGGATGAGGAGGTGCAGCCTATTCTATCTGACGATGACCACATGATGGTGGTGCCAGACAATGACCTAGCAATAGtggtgcctgaagatggcctcgcgatggtggtggtgcctaacgatgacctcgcgatggtggtggcgccggtgATCCCACAGCTAGGCAACAGGACCATGTGA
- the LOC123112104 gene encoding U-box domain-containing protein 7 has protein sequence MVVRCVHADAGGFRLWPVFSAATMRRKLLEVLTCGGGGGGGSCRGRRSFRSPQPRAHSQPRPRSDRLAELLRAEPSECGDDEGEADAAVRKAAALEELKVVVAALQDREGDVAGGVSWRVEAATVVRRKAKDDAMAREMLAMLGAIPPLVAMLDQGGGGEELLAAALYALLNMGIGNDTNKAAIVQAGAVHKMLRIAEAASGALTGALVANFLCLSALDANKPIIGASGAAPFLVRAFEAAATEQVRHDALRALLNLSIAAANVPHLLSAGLAPSLIAAIGDMSASDRALAALCNIVAACPEGRRAVSRAPDAVPVLVDVLNWSDEAGCQEKAAYVLMVLAHRSYGDRAAMAEAGATSALLELTLVGTALAQKRASRILEILRADKGKQVADASGVVATVSAPQERGGGGGRRREEGGEEEEEAEGEACCMSNEKRAVRQLVQQSLQSNMRRIVRRARLPQDLAPSDGLKALSSSSTSKSLPF, from the exons ATGGTGGTCAGGTGCGTGCACGCCGATGCGGGCGGTTTCCGGCTCTGGCCGGTCTTCTCGGCCGCCACCATGCGGAGGAAGCTTCTTGAGGTCCTcacgtgcggcggcggcggcggcggcggttcttGCCGCGGCCGGAGGTCCTTCCGGTCGCCCCAGCCACGCGCGCACTCGCAGCCAAGGCCGCGGTCCGACCGGCTGGCGGAGCTGCTCAGGGCGGAGCCGTCCGAGTGCGGcgacgacgagggcgaggcggaCGCGGCCGTCAggaaggcggcggcgctggaggagctGAAGGTCGTGGTCGCCGCCCTTCAGGATCGAGAGGGAGACGTTGCCGGCGGCGTCTCGTGGCGTGTCGAGGCGGCCACGGTCGTGCGGAGGAAGGCCAAGGACGACGCCATGGCCAGGGAGATGCTCGCGATGCTCGGCGCCATCCCGCCGCTCGTCGCCATGCTCGACCAGGGTGGAGGCGGCGAGGAGCTGCTGGCCGCCGCGCTGTACGCGCTCCTCAACATGGGGATCGGCAATGACAC GAACAAGGCCGCGATCGTCCAGGCCGGCGCCGTGCACAAGATGCTCCGCATTGCCGAGGCCGCGTCCGGCGCTCTGACGGGGGCGCTCGTCGCCAACTTCCTCTGCCTCAGCGCGCTGGACGCGAACAAGCCCATCATCGGCGCCTCCGGCGCCGCGCCCTTCCTCGTGCGCGCGTTCGAGGCCGCGGCCACCGAGCAGGTCCGGCACGACGCCCTGCGCGCACTGCTCAACCTCTCCATCGCGGCGGCGAACGTGCCGCACCTGCTGTCCGCGGGGCTCGCGCCGTCGCTCATCGCGGCCATCGGAGACATGTCGGCGTCGGACCGCGCCCTCGCCGCGCTCTGCAACATCGTGGCCGCCTGCCccgagggccggcgcgctgtgagcCGCGCCCCGGACGCGGTGCCGGTCCTCGTGGACGTGCTCAACTGGTCCGACGAGGCCGGGTGCCAGGAGAAGGCCGCGTACGTGCTGATGGTGCTGGCGCACCGGAGCTACGGCGACCGCGCGGCCATGGCGGAGGCGGGCGCCACGTCGGCGCTGCTGGAGCTGACGCTGGTGGGCACGGCGCTGGCGCAGAAGCGCGCGTCGAGGATCCTGGAGATCCTGCGCGCCGACAAGGGCAAGCAGGTGGCCGACGCGTCCGGCGTCGTGGCCACGGTGTCGGCGCCgcaggagcgcggcggcggcggagggcggcgccgggaggaggggggcgaggaggaggaggaggcggagggggaGGCCTGCTGCATGAGCAATGAGAAGCGCGCCGTGCGGCAGCTGGTGCAGCAGAGCCTGCAGAGCAACATGCGGCGGATCGTGCGGCGCGCGCGGCTCCCGCAGGACCTGGCGCCGTCGGACGGCCTCAaggcgctctcctcctcctccacctccaaaAGCCTGCCGTTCTAA